One window of the Pedobacter ginsengisoli genome contains the following:
- a CDS encoding PorP/SprF family type IX secretion system membrane protein — MAKTLKILLILLTTVGLGFASAQDHIYSQFFNQPIYLNPSLTGQFEGDIRMNLIYRNQWSGLSGDLSYISASADLNIAKFPGGVGLIFNRSSEGTAYLVKNNAAATYSYSVGGDDFVLSFGIQAGFTNRNIDWSKLVFSDQIDPRLGYIPGSISAANPPDISNKFFFDAATGVNLVYRNFMLGTALHHINRPDESFSGTQAKLPMRITVNASFKIPLTPYFDYNQDEGASLIPSVVYYRQASNSNISVGAQFKYKSLNTGLWYRTGPQNGPDAIVLSLIFDLFKGKRNGEKLRLGISHDATTSKINYTNTSGTTEASIGYEKYFPNSSGYNRFNGLRCYDFF; from the coding sequence ATGGCAAAGACATTAAAAATTCTATTGATTTTGCTAACCACAGTGGGTCTAGGCTTTGCTTCTGCGCAAGACCATATTTATTCACAGTTTTTTAACCAGCCTATATATCTAAACCCTTCTTTAACAGGTCAGTTTGAAGGGGATATCAGAATGAACCTTATATATAGAAATCAATGGTCTGGCTTAAGCGGAGATCTATCGTATATTTCAGCTTCTGCCGATTTAAATATTGCTAAATTCCCAGGTGGAGTAGGGTTGATTTTTAACCGTTCAAGTGAGGGTACAGCATATTTAGTTAAAAATAATGCAGCAGCTACCTATTCCTATAGTGTTGGGGGCGATGATTTTGTATTGTCGTTTGGTATCCAGGCTGGTTTTACCAATAGAAATATAGACTGGAGTAAATTGGTTTTTTCTGATCAGATAGATCCTCGCTTAGGGTATATTCCTGGTAGTATCTCTGCTGCAAATCCACCAGACATCTCCAATAAATTTTTCTTTGATGCGGCAACAGGTGTAAATCTTGTTTATCGTAATTTTATGCTAGGAACAGCTTTGCATCATATTAACAGGCCCGACGAATCCTTTAGCGGAACACAGGCCAAGCTTCCAATGAGAATTACCGTAAACGCAAGTTTTAAGATTCCGCTGACTCCATATTTTGATTATAATCAAGACGAAGGGGCTTCTCTTATACCCTCTGTAGTTTATTACAGACAAGCAAGTAATAGCAATATAAGTGTGGGAGCTCAATTTAAATATAAGAGTTTAAATACGGGGCTTTGGTATCGTACCGGACCACAGAATGGACCCGATGCAATTGTTCTCTCCCTGATTTTTGATCTTTTTAAAGGCAAGCGTAATGGAGAAAAATTAAGGCTGGGTATAAGCCACGACGCAACAACCTCAAAAATTAATTATACCAATACAAGTGGCACCACCGAAGCAAGTATTGGATATGAAAAATACTTTCCAAATAGTTCTGGTTATAATCGTTTTAACGGGTTAAGGTGTTATGACTTCTTTTAG
- a CDS encoding SMI1/KNR4 family protein produces the protein MRQEFEKYFKYFYWNTKNEEHLVSLKLNLEFDLPGDYIEIMREHDGGEGEIGAGSWLQLFSLSELISLNEDYNLLMEQIPDLFLFGKDAADTGYAFHKFNRTFHSFGLMSNFETDYIDFCGNNFLEFLEYLYNKE, from the coding sequence ATGAGACAAGAATTTGAAAAATATTTTAAATATTTCTATTGGAACACTAAAAATGAGGAACATTTAGTGAGTCTAAAACTTAATTTAGAGTTTGATCTCCCCGGAGATTACATTGAAATTATGAGAGAGCATGATGGTGGCGAAGGAGAAATTGGAGCCGGTAGCTGGCTTCAATTATTTTCACTTAGTGAATTAATTTCACTTAATGAAGATTATAATCTACTAATGGAGCAAATCCCTGATTTGTTTTTGTTTGGTAAAGATGCCGCTGATACTGGGTATGCATTTCATAAATTCAATAGAACATTTCATTCATTCGGCCTAATGTCCAATTTCGAAACAGATTATATAGATTTTTGTGGTAACAATTTTCTAGAATTTCTTGAATATCTCTATAACAAAGAGTAA
- a CDS encoding EVE domain-containing protein, which translates to MNHWLVKSEPFKYSWEKFNKDGRTFWDGVRNYQARNNLKEMKEGDLVLFYHSNEGKNVVGIAKVVKEFYQDPTTDDANWVVVDLSPVEALKNPVSLEQIKAEESLKDISLVRQGRLSVMPLRAAEFDKILEMGS; encoded by the coding sequence ATGAATCATTGGTTAGTAAAATCAGAGCCTTTTAAATACAGCTGGGAGAAATTTAACAAAGACGGCAGAACCTTTTGGGATGGTGTGCGCAACTATCAGGCGCGTAATAACCTGAAAGAGATGAAAGAAGGAGATCTAGTTTTATTCTATCACAGTAATGAAGGCAAAAATGTTGTTGGTATAGCAAAGGTGGTAAAAGAGTTTTATCAGGACCCAACTACCGATGATGCTAACTGGGTGGTAGTAGATTTATCTCCTGTTGAGGCACTGAAAAACCCTGTCAGTCTGGAGCAGATCAAGGCAGAAGAAAGCCTGAAAGACATTTCATTGGTTAGACAAGGCAGATTATCTGTAATGCCACTTAGAGCAGCAGAATTTGATAAAATATTAGAAATGGGTAGCTAA
- a CDS encoding sodium:proton antiporter produces MTTYTTLIILSGLVIFSYLFDLVASKTKLPSVLLLLLLGIGLRVLVDNLKLETFDFLKILPALGTVGLIMIVFEGSLELKYDRDKNKIIKGAFLSALVILIASVSVITFIIYEITGKDLYTCFTNAIPFSVISSAIAIPSAAALSKKGKEFIIYESSFSDILGIILFNFAISNPHISTSSFTGLGLSTILILILSAISCIVLLYIMGKISHHIKFFLIISILIMVYAIGQSYHLSALILILSFGLFLNNADTIKYVWFRSIFIYKNLSNDLTQLHQLSAESAFILRTFFFVIFGFTMNIYQLNDQIVIINGLIMLASVFIIRFTYLKIFRKENSGAETFIAPRGLISILLYFNLPQALKIPEVGTPFLFVVVLGSSLIMSMGLLLSKKYVRAEPYSGLH; encoded by the coding sequence ATGACGACCTACACTACACTAATCATTTTAAGCGGCCTGGTCATCTTCTCTTATTTATTTGACCTTGTTGCCAGTAAAACTAAATTACCCTCAGTGTTATTGCTATTACTGTTGGGTATTGGCCTGCGCGTACTTGTAGACAACCTTAAGCTCGAAACCTTTGACTTTTTAAAGATTTTGCCCGCTCTGGGTACTGTTGGCTTAATTATGATTGTTTTTGAGGGATCCCTTGAATTAAAGTATGATCGGGATAAGAATAAAATCATTAAAGGGGCGTTTCTATCAGCTCTTGTAATACTGATTGCCTCTGTTTCTGTTATTACTTTTATTATATATGAGATTACAGGAAAAGATCTTTATACCTGTTTTACCAATGCAATTCCATTTAGTGTTATTAGTTCGGCTATTGCTATTCCATCGGCCGCAGCGTTATCTAAAAAAGGTAAAGAGTTTATCATTTACGAATCGTCGTTTTCTGACATACTGGGAATTATACTATTTAATTTTGCTATTTCTAACCCTCATATTTCCACTTCGTCGTTTACCGGATTGGGATTAAGCACAATATTGATACTTATATTATCAGCTATTTCGTGTATTGTATTGCTTTATATTATGGGAAAGATATCGCATCATATCAAATTTTTCCTGATTATTTCGATATTGATAATGGTGTATGCAATTGGCCAGTCGTACCACTTGTCGGCACTTATTTTAATACTTTCTTTTGGTTTGTTTTTAAACAATGCCGATACAATTAAGTATGTCTGGTTCAGGAGTATTTTTATTTATAAGAATTTATCTAACGATTTAACCCAACTACACCAGCTATCGGCCGAAAGTGCCTTTATTTTAAGAACATTTTTCTTTGTAATATTTGGTTTTACAATGAACATTTATCAGCTTAATGATCAAATTGTTATTATAAACGGCTTAATTATGCTTGCTTCGGTATTTATAATCAGGTTTACTTATCTTAAAATCTTTAGAAAGGAAAATAGCGGGGCCGAAACTTTTATTGCACCCAGAGGGCTCATTAGTATTTTGCTTTATTTTAACCTTCCGCAAGCGCTTAAAATACCCGAAGTAGGAACTCCTTTTTTGTTTGTTGTTGTACTGGGATCGAGCTTAATAATGAGTATGGGCCTGCTCTTATCAAAGAAATATGTAAGAGCAGAACCTTATTCGGGACTGCATTAG
- a CDS encoding acyl-CoA thioesterase, which yields MSTKVKNPKDSFTIMNELVLPNDTNTLNNLMGGRLLHWMDIAAAISAQKHCNRIVVTASVDNVSFKQPIKLGDVITIEAKVTRSFNTSVEVRLDVWAENIPSGSRVKSNEAYYTFVAVDQSGRTIPIPELKPETEEEIELFAGALRRRQLRLILSGKMMPNDAVELKALFFKE from the coding sequence ATGAGTACAAAAGTAAAAAATCCGAAGGATTCATTCACCATCATGAATGAGTTGGTATTACCCAACGACACCAATACGCTTAATAATTTAATGGGTGGCAGATTATTGCACTGGATGGATATTGCTGCAGCAATATCTGCACAAAAACATTGCAATAGAATTGTGGTAACGGCGTCTGTGGATAATGTATCATTTAAACAGCCTATAAAGCTTGGTGATGTGATTACAATTGAGGCCAAAGTGACCCGCTCATTTAATACCTCTGTTGAGGTGAGGTTAGATGTATGGGCTGAAAATATTCCTTCGGGAAGCCGGGTAAAATCAAATGAGGCTTATTATACTTTTGTAGCCGTTGACCAAAGTGGAAGGACTATTCCCATTCCGGAATTAAAACCTGAAACTGAAGAAGAAATCGAATTATTTGCAGGGGCGTTAAGAAGAAGACAATTGCGTTTGATATTGAGTGGAAAGATGATGCCAAATGATGCTGTTGAGCTGAAAGCCCTTTTTTTTAAAGAATAA
- a CDS encoding alpha-amylase has protein sequence MKNQTLIQYFHWYYREDVKLWVRVAEEVPTFVDLGITGLWLPPAYKATSGDISVGYDPYDLFDLGEFNQKDCVATKYGTKDEYLNAISLLKANGIGTIADVVLNHKAGGDELEKIKVRKVNEQNRKEFISPVIEIEAWTKFTFPGRQGKYSTFIWDYRCFSGLDFAANLKEEGIFSIQNEFGEGWEDVPSKEHGNYDYLMFNDIESRNPAVRQELKEWGEWYYNTCGMDGFRMDAVKHISHKFLNEWIDHMRNTFNKDFFIVGENWVVDNVAYLQNYIEITEGRMKLFDSILHQNFYVAGKQGETFDLSKIFEGTLTQINPYLSITFVDNHDSQPLQALESFVEPWFRPLAYTLILLREQGMPCLFYPDLYGCAYKDKDHNGNEIEIELSAVFELPKLCAARKDLSYGIQRDYLDHPNCIGWIREGADENPGSGIAVLMCNSVAASKKMEMGLKHANKTFIDMLGNVAEQVVVNEDGWAVFTCAQKSVSVWVLKAD, from the coding sequence ATGAAAAATCAAACGCTGATACAATACTTTCACTGGTATTATCGTGAAGACGTAAAACTATGGGTTAGAGTTGCCGAAGAAGTTCCAACATTTGTTGATCTCGGAATTACAGGGCTCTGGTTACCACCAGCCTATAAAGCTACTTCTGGAGATATTTCAGTAGGTTACGACCCATACGATTTGTTTGACCTTGGAGAATTTAACCAGAAAGATTGCGTAGCCACCAAATATGGAACTAAAGATGAATACCTGAATGCAATAAGCCTACTAAAAGCTAATGGTATAGGAACTATTGCCGATGTAGTGCTTAATCATAAGGCTGGCGGAGATGAGCTGGAAAAGATAAAAGTGCGTAAAGTAAATGAGCAGAACCGCAAAGAATTTATTTCTCCTGTTATAGAAATAGAGGCCTGGACCAAATTTACATTTCCCGGCAGGCAAGGCAAATACTCAACTTTTATTTGGGATTACCGCTGTTTCAGCGGGCTCGATTTTGCCGCCAACCTAAAGGAAGAAGGCATTTTTTCTATTCAGAATGAATTTGGAGAAGGCTGGGAAGATGTGCCTTCAAAGGAACATGGTAATTACGATTACCTGATGTTTAACGATATAGAATCAAGAAATCCGGCAGTAAGACAAGAGCTCAAAGAATGGGGAGAATGGTATTATAATACCTGTGGTATGGATGGCTTTAGGATGGATGCCGTTAAACACATCTCTCATAAGTTTTTAAATGAATGGATAGATCATATGAGAAATACCTTTAACAAGGATTTCTTCATCGTAGGCGAGAATTGGGTAGTTGATAATGTAGCATATCTTCAAAATTATATAGAAATTACTGAAGGCCGGATGAAGCTTTTCGATTCCATATTGCACCAAAACTTCTATGTAGCAGGTAAGCAAGGCGAAACATTCGATCTTAGCAAAATTTTTGAAGGAACACTTACGCAGATAAACCCATATTTGTCAATCACATTTGTTGATAATCATGATTCGCAACCATTGCAGGCACTGGAATCATTTGTTGAGCCTTGGTTTCGCCCATTAGCGTACACACTTATTCTTTTACGAGAGCAGGGGATGCCATGTTTATTCTATCCTGATCTTTATGGCTGTGCTTATAAAGACAAAGACCATAATGGAAATGAAATAGAAATAGAGCTTTCGGCAGTGTTTGAATTACCTAAGCTATGTGCCGCTCGTAAAGATCTTTCTTATGGTATTCAACGTGATTACCTGGACCATCCGAACTGCATAGGATGGATAAGAGAAGGTGCCGATGAAAACCCAGGTTCAGGTATTGCTGTATTAATGTGCAATAGTGTTGCGGCCAGTAAAAAAATGGAAATGGGGCTTAAACACGCAAATAAAACCTTTATAGATATGCTTGGTAATGTGGCGGAACAGGTTGTAGTAAATGAAGATGGATGGGCGGTGTTTACTTGTGCCCAGAAAAGTGTTTCAGTTTGGGTATTAAAAGCTGATTAG
- a CDS encoding DUF5103 domain-containing protein has translation MIKPAGLFFLLLLTIQIAVAQQQQFVYENKVYLPQIKTVQCYNAQKEQSLPVIALKSNERLVFSFDDLNAGSKNYWYTVEHCTSDWKSSRLSTIDYLESLSEDRITDYKYSFGTIQKYTHYQLTLPNTQIRPKISGNYILKVYEDGNQQKPVISQQFYVVDNLVNIGVDVVASSQVSLRFSNQKINFTILHQMPIQNPYTDLKAIVMQNGNPQTAVLNTKPNFIRPGSLAYNELNSNDFVAGNEFRKFDIRSLRYKGDNVQDIIKDTTTSVILFQDINTSKAKYSNLIDENGSFFIRNKEGSDDPTEGDYANVMFTLNAVPPTPNGDVYVTGRFNNYILNEASKLSFDSSRKRFYGNILLKQGLYDYKYVWLNKDTGKIDQAVFEGSFFETLNTYQVFAYYKKPGMRWEELIGYSNVGSVKR, from the coding sequence ATGATAAAACCCGCAGGATTATTTTTTTTGCTGCTGTTAACTATACAAATCGCTGTTGCACAACAGCAGCAATTTGTATACGAAAACAAGGTGTACCTGCCTCAAATAAAAACGGTACAGTGTTACAACGCGCAAAAAGAACAATCGTTACCGGTAATTGCTCTAAAATCTAATGAGCGTCTGGTGTTTTCATTTGACGACCTCAATGCCGGAAGTAAAAATTACTGGTATACGGTTGAACATTGTACTTCGGACTGGAAATCGTCGCGCTTATCTACCATTGATTATCTGGAAAGTTTAAGCGAGGATAGAATAACAGATTACAAATATTCCTTTGGTACCATCCAGAAATACACACACTACCAACTGACGTTACCAAATACTCAGATTCGCCCTAAAATTTCGGGCAACTATATTTTAAAGGTTTATGAGGACGGCAATCAGCAAAAACCGGTAATTTCCCAACAGTTTTATGTGGTAGATAATTTGGTTAATATTGGCGTAGATGTGGTTGCCAGTTCGCAGGTTTCGTTACGTTTTAGCAACCAGAAAATTAACTTTACTATTTTACATCAAATGCCTATTCAGAATCCCTATACTGATTTGAAGGCGATAGTGATGCAGAACGGAAATCCGCAAACGGCAGTTTTAAATACTAAACCAAACTTTATCAGACCTGGGTCGTTGGCTTACAATGAGTTAAATAGCAATGACTTTGTTGCGGGCAATGAATTCAGAAAGTTTGATATCCGCAGCTTACGCTACAAAGGAGACAATGTGCAGGATATTATTAAAGACACCACAACCAGTGTTATACTTTTTCAGGACATCAATACCAGCAAAGCAAAATACAGCAATTTGATTGATGAAAACGGCAGTTTCTTTATCAGAAATAAAGAAGGTAGTGATGACCCAACTGAAGGTGATTACGCAAATGTGATGTTTACCTTAAATGCCGTGCCACCTACCCCTAATGGCGATGTATATGTTACCGGCAGGTTTAACAACTATATTTTAAACGAAGCCAGCAAGCTTAGTTTCGATTCCTCTAGAAAGCGTTTTTATGGCAATATATTGCTTAAACAGGGGCTTTATGACTATAAGTATGTTTGGTTAAATAAGGATACCGGAAAAATTGATCAGGCAGTTTTTGAAGGTTCATTTTTTGAGACCCTAAATACTTACCAGGTATTTGCTTATTATAAAAAACCGGGTATGCGCTGGGAAGAACTTATTGGATACTCAAATGTTGGCAGTGTAAAACGCTAA
- a CDS encoding ABC-F family ATP-binding cassette domain-containing protein gives MISINDLTFLIGSRALYDEANWHIKPGDRVGLIGANGTGKSTLLKIIVGEYAPSSGTVSMSKDLKIGYLNQDLLSYDSHHSILHVAMEAFERQNQLHDEIEELLKKIETDYSEEVLNKLSDKQQEFEALDGYNIEYRANEILAGLGFSTQDQLRPLNTFSGGWRMRVMLAKILLQTPDILLLDEPTNHMDLPSIKWLETYLVGFEGAIVIVSHDRYFLDKVVNKTVESRKGKLTSYAGNYSFYLEEKALRGEIQKGEFKNQQAKIKQEERLIERFKAKASKAKMAQSRMKALDRMERVEDVDDDNPTVNFQFKFSKPSGRHVVRIEGATKSYPNVDILENAEGVIEKGDKIALIGANGKGKSTLLRIIAGAEGYTGKCETGHNVTTTFFAQHQLESLHLDNSILEELQAFAPKHTDTELRGILGCFLFTGDDVFKKIRVLSGGEKSRVALAKSLTTDSNFLILDEPTNHLDIQSVNILIQALQQYEGTFIAVSHDRYFLDNVANKIWFIEDKDIKEYPGTYAEYEEWNSKRPPAKPSTVPVRPDKEVKEVKKAIEEKQPVTPNSLQQLKKLNDQLKKIEVEIAAFELDVKAVEAEIADEAVYSDAGKLAETNKKYLAAKHKLDTAQNTWEDLASEIMELESK, from the coding sequence ATGATTTCGATAAACGACTTAACATTTCTAATTGGCTCCAGAGCGCTGTATGATGAGGCAAACTGGCACATTAAACCAGGCGACCGGGTTGGGCTAATTGGTGCAAATGGAACAGGAAAATCTACTCTTTTAAAAATAATTGTAGGTGAGTATGCTCCTTCTTCAGGTACTGTTTCTATGTCTAAAGACTTAAAAATAGGCTACTTAAACCAGGATTTACTTTCTTACGATTCTCACCATAGTATATTACATGTTGCAATGGAGGCTTTTGAACGCCAAAACCAATTGCATGATGAAATTGAGGAACTGCTTAAAAAAATAGAAACAGATTATTCTGAAGAAGTTTTAAATAAACTGAGTGATAAGCAACAGGAATTTGAAGCTTTAGATGGATATAATATAGAATACAGGGCTAATGAGATTTTAGCTGGTCTGGGTTTTAGTACACAAGATCAGTTAAGGCCGTTAAATACTTTTTCGGGAGGTTGGCGTATGCGTGTTATGCTTGCCAAAATTCTATTGCAAACTCCAGACATTCTACTTCTGGATGAGCCTACCAACCACATGGATTTACCATCTATTAAATGGCTGGAAACTTATCTTGTAGGTTTTGAAGGTGCTATTGTAATTGTTTCTCACGATAGGTACTTTTTAGATAAGGTGGTAAATAAAACTGTTGAATCGCGCAAAGGAAAACTAACTTCTTATGCCGGTAATTACAGCTTCTACCTTGAAGAAAAAGCTTTACGTGGTGAAATTCAAAAAGGAGAATTCAAAAATCAGCAGGCTAAAATTAAGCAGGAAGAGCGCTTAATTGAACGCTTTAAAGCAAAGGCTTCTAAAGCTAAGATGGCTCAGTCCAGAATGAAAGCTTTGGACAGAATGGAACGTGTGGAGGATGTTGATGATGACAACCCTACTGTAAATTTTCAATTTAAGTTCTCTAAACCTTCTGGCCGTCATGTTGTTAGAATTGAGGGTGCTACAAAAAGCTATCCCAATGTAGATATTCTTGAAAACGCAGAAGGCGTAATTGAGAAAGGTGATAAAATTGCCCTGATTGGTGCTAATGGCAAGGGTAAATCGACCTTGCTTAGAATTATTGCCGGAGCTGAAGGCTATACCGGCAAATGCGAAACAGGCCATAATGTTACTACTACCTTTTTTGCGCAGCATCAATTGGAATCGTTGCATCTTGACAACAGTATTCTTGAGGAGCTGCAAGCTTTTGCTCCTAAACATACAGATACAGAATTGCGTGGTATATTGGGATGTTTCCTTTTTACCGGTGATGATGTGTTCAAAAAGATCCGCGTATTATCAGGGGGAGAAAAATCGAGAGTTGCTTTGGCCAAATCGCTAACAACCGACTCCAACTTCCTGATTCTGGATGAGCCTACCAACCACCTCGACATCCAATCTGTAAATATCCTTATTCAGGCATTGCAACAGTATGAAGGTACTTTTATTGCAGTATCTCATGATAGATATTTCTTAGATAATGTTGCCAATAAAATCTGGTTTATAGAAGACAAGGATATTAAAGAATATCCGGGCACTTATGCTGAATACGAAGAATGGAATAGCAAAAGACCTCCTGCAAAACCTAGCACTGTTCCGGTAAGGCCAGATAAAGAGGTAAAAGAGGTTAAAAAAGCTATTGAAGAAAAGCAACCTGTTACACCAAACAGTTTGCAGCAGCTTAAAAAACTAAACGACCAACTGAAAAAGATTGAGGTTGAGATTGCCGCTTTTGAATTGGACGTTAAAGCTGTTGAAGCTGAAATTGCAGATGAAGCAGTTTATTCGGACGCTGGCAAACTTGCCGAAACAAATAAGAAATATTTAGCTGCCAAACATAAGCTGGATACTGCCCAGAATACATGGGAAGACCTGGCTTCTGAAATAATGGAACTGGAAAGTAAATGA
- a CDS encoding quinone-dependent dihydroorotate dehydrogenase — protein MYRLIKPIFFKFDPEEVHYFVVKRLKWFHDHFPLGQTILRGSFDVNIKGLEREVFGIKFKNPVGLAAGFDKNGEYIEALSDLGFGFIEVGTVTPLPQPGNDKPRMFRLEDDSAIINRMGFNNKGVDTLAERLRLLKAANSDIVVGGNIGKNKNTPNEDAISDYIKCFDRLFDVVDYFVVNVSSPNTPGLRALQEKEPLMELLNTLQQRNNKNNVSRPILLKIAPDLTNEQLDDIVEIVMSTGIAGVIATNTTIDRSTLQSPEPLKSEMGGLSGKPLTQRSVEVVRYLAVKSNKAFPIIGVGGIHSPKDAQDMLDAGASLVQLYTGFIYEGPGLIKRICKELVKAS, from the coding sequence ATGTACCGTTTAATTAAGCCTATATTTTTTAAATTTGACCCAGAGGAAGTGCATTATTTCGTTGTGAAACGACTGAAATGGTTTCACGATCACTTTCCGCTTGGCCAGACTATCCTTAGAGGTAGTTTTGATGTTAACATTAAAGGGCTTGAACGCGAAGTTTTTGGTATTAAATTTAAAAATCCGGTAGGTCTGGCTGCTGGCTTCGATAAAAACGGAGAATATATTGAAGCATTAAGCGATTTGGGTTTCGGATTTATCGAAGTAGGTACTGTAACGCCTTTGCCGCAACCAGGTAACGATAAGCCAAGGATGTTCCGTTTGGAAGATGATAGCGCTATCATAAACCGCATGGGTTTTAATAATAAAGGGGTTGATACCCTTGCTGAAAGGCTTAGGTTATTAAAAGCCGCTAACAGCGATATTGTTGTAGGTGGTAACATCGGTAAAAATAAAAATACCCCCAATGAGGATGCCATAAGTGATTACATAAAATGTTTTGACCGCTTATTTGATGTGGTTGATTATTTTGTAGTGAACGTGAGTTCTCCAAATACTCCCGGGTTAAGGGCTTTACAGGAAAAAGAACCCTTGATGGAGCTGTTAAATACTTTACAGCAACGCAATAATAAAAATAACGTGAGCAGACCAATTCTGCTTAAAATAGCTCCCGATCTTACCAATGAGCAATTGGACGATATTGTTGAGATTGTGATGTCGACAGGTATAGCAGGAGTTATCGCTACCAATACTACTATAGATAGAAGCACATTGCAAAGCCCCGAGCCACTTAAAAGCGAAATGGGTGGTTTAAGCGGTAAGCCGTTAACACAGCGGTCGGTAGAAGTAGTTAGATATCTGGCTGTCAAATCGAACAAAGCATTTCCAATAATTGGAGTGGGAGGAATTCATTCTCCTAAAGATGCTCAGGATATGCTGGATGCAGGTGCTTCGTTAGTGCAGTTGTATACCGGTTTCATTTATGAAGGGCCCGGTTTAATCAAAAGAATCTGCAAAGAGCTAGTTAAAGCAAGTTAA